A window of Daucus carota subsp. sativus chromosome 2, DH1 v3.0, whole genome shotgun sequence genomic DNA:
acaacaaaaaataaattatataacaaataaattactgaACATATGAAGAAAATATGAAATTCAATAGTGACAAGAAAATACatcacataaaaaattatataaaaaaaagtaggttgcttttgattttttataataaatagtatgcttactttttaatttttatacagTACAGAACAAGGAGAACAAGTAAATAACTACAGTCTTGCCCGTACGTGTCAAATACAGGCTTGCCCGTACGTGTCAGCATCTCACCTATTCTTGAGCGGTGTCAATTTTTTAGGTTTAAAACTCTTAAGGTAGTTCCTAAGTTACTTAGATTAGAGGGTTCCTGGAGGAGAaggcgcgcgcacacacacacacacacacacacacacacacacacacacacacacatatatatatatatatatatatatacgtctTGCGTAATTTTCaccaattataatttatttatttttaatatgacaaACTACGACATGCAATTTATAGAGAAATCACTAAGTCAAAACATGCTCGTCCATCCTCACGAATTAAGTGATAAGACCTCAATTTTAAAATAGGCATTCATTAATCTGTGCCATACAAAGATTTTGCAGTTCTTCTCTATCAATTCACACTACGATCATGATTAACCTCAAATGAGATCTTTTAAAATCAAGCAAAACAATATCGAAAACCTgtacttttttataaaaaaaagaatactCGATTGAGTCATGGTAATAGAAAATGGAACCCAGTACAATAATGCTGAATTCAAAAGTTATTGTGAAGATTACTCGATTGAGCTACGCTTTACCTCAGTTGCCCATCTTCAAGCTAATGGACAGGCTGAGGTGGCTACCAGGATAATCCTCGACGGATTAAAAAAGAGAGTTGAAAAAGCCCACGGATCATGGGATGACGAGTTACTCCCTATACTTTGGGCGTATCGGACAACTTGCAAAGTTTCCACTGGAGCGACCCCTTTTCAGTTAGATTACGGAGCCGAGGTAGTAGTGCCACTTGAAATCACGCACACTTcctccagggtccagcagtataAGCTAGAAGCCAATgaagaaggtatgagacttgcccttgatatgattgatgaaatccgtgatgaagctcatgctaagattgtggaaaaccagaagCGAGCTTCTTACTACAACCTACGGGTTAAAGAACGATACTTTCGAGAAGGAGATCTGGTACTCAGAAAGATTGAGGCTTCTGGGGTAGGCCCCAAAGGCAAGATGACTCCCCATTGAGAAGGCCCCTATAAAGTTAAGACTGTTacaggccatggctcatacaagctCCAAACCCTCGAAGGAATTGAAGTTCCCAGAAGTTGGC
This region includes:
- the LOC108203527 gene encoding uncharacterized protein LOC108203527 gives rise to the protein MVIENGTQYNNAEFKSYCEDYSIELRFTSVAHLQANGQAEVATRIILDGLKKRVEKAHGSWDDELLPILWAYRTTCKVSTGATPFQLDYGAEVVVPLEITHTSSRVQQYKLEANEEGMRLALDMIDEIRDEAHAKIVENQKRASYYNLRVKERYFREGDLVLRKIEASGVGPKGKMTPH